A section of the Malania oleifera isolate guangnan ecotype guangnan chromosome 2, ASM2987363v1, whole genome shotgun sequence genome encodes:
- the LOC131148649 gene encoding receptor-like protein kinase HERK 1 isoform X1, translating into MMGYGRFGFSIWVLSILCFACFSTGFTPVDNYLIDCGSSTNTSAGNRVFVADASASSLLSTPQNILANASSKSDLPLYRTARIFTQTSKYTFTIKQSGRHWIRLYFFPFVYDNYDMNTANFSVSAQDHALLSYFSVKNISVVKEFSANITSSTLVITFVPSNNSFAFLNGLEVVSVPDELITEDANSADSAKKFEGLSTQVYETVARVNMGGPTVSPQNDTLWRTWVPDWKFLVQVNLASNVSNLGAVTYINGGPTPNIAPVSVYGTATQMNSSDNPNSKFNVTWKFDVEQGFHYLVRFHFCDIVSLGLNVLYFNVYLNSWIIAQDLDLSSLTNNNLGAPYYLDIVTPLADRNTLNVSIGPSSLAVDYPNAILNGLEIMKMNNSMGSLSGASVMVPSSSSSKNVGMIVGVSIGVFVAVVLAGILFMMCRKRKLVFVGHSKTWVALSLNGDTSHTMGSKYSYGTTASAGSNFGYRFGFAAVQEATNNFDESWVIGIGGFGKVYKGVLGDGTKAAVKRGNPRSQQGLAEFRTEIEMLSQFRHRHLVSLIGYCDEKNEMILIYEYMEKGTLKSHLYGSGLPALSWKERLEICIGSARGLHYLHTGYAKAVIHRDVKSANILLDENLMAKVADFGLSKTGPEIDQTHVSTAVKGSFGYLDPEYFRRQQLTEKSDVYSFGVVLFEVLCARPVIDPSLPREMVNLAEWAMKWQMKGQLEQIIDTNLAGKIRPDSLRKFGETAEKCLAEFGVDRPSMGDVLWNLEYALQLQEAVIQGDPEENSTNLIGELSPQVNNFSHIDTSVSGGQFEESGVADLSGASMSRVFSQLVKSEGR; encoded by the coding sequence ATGATGGGTTATGGAAGATTTGGATTTTCCATATGGGTTTTATCGATTCTATGTTTCGCATGCTTTTCTACTGGATTTACTCCTGTTGATAATTACCTCATAGACTGTGGATCATCCACCAACACTTCAGCAGGCAACCGAGTTTTCGTGGCCGATGCCTCGGCTTCAAGTTTACTTTCCACCCCGCAAAATATTCTTGCGAATGCCTCTTCGAAATCAGATTTGCCTCTTTATCGAACTGCTAGGATCTTTACCCAGACCTCAAAATACACCTTTACAATCAAACAGAGTGGGAGACACTGGATCCGCCTTTACTTCTTCCCGTTTGTTTATGATAATTATGATATGAACACGGCGAATTTCTCCGTTTCCGCACAGGATCATGCGCTCCTTAGCTATTTCAGTGTGAAGAACATTTCTGTTGTTAAAGAATTCTCTGCAAATATTACCTCGAGTACTCTTGTTATAACCTTCGTCCCATCCAACAATTCATTTGCCTTCTTGAACGGCTTGGAAGTTGTTTCAGTCCCGGACGAACTCATTACCGAGGACGCCAATAGCGCTGATTCGGCAAAGAAATTTGAAGGCCTGTCTACGCAGGTTTATGAGACTGTTGCAAGGGTAAATATGGGTGGACCAACGGTCTCCCCTCAGAATGACACCCTCTGGCGAACCTGGGTTCCAGATTGGAAGTTCTTAGTTCAAGTGAATTTGGCCAGTAATGTATCGAATCTTGGAGCTGTTACTTATATAAACGGTGGTCCAACGCCAAATATTGCTCCAGTCTCCGTCTATGGTACTGCCACACAGATGAACTCTTCAGATAATCCCAACTCCAAGTTCAATGTGACATGGAAGTTTGATGTGGAACAAGGATTTCACTACCTTGTCCGGTTTCACTTTTGTGATATTGTGAGTCTAGGTCTTAACGTGCTTTATTTCAATGTTTATCTCAACTCCTGGATCATTGCTCAAGATCTTGACCTGAGTTCTTTGACAAACAACAATTTAGGTGCTCCATATTATTTGGATATTGTTACTCCATTAGCTGATAGGAATACGCTTAATGTGAGCATTGGCCCATCCAGCTTAGCTGTTGATTACCCCAATGCCATTTTAAACGGGCTTGAGATTATGAAAATGAACAATTCTATGGGCAGTCTCAGTGGGGCTTCGGTGATGGTTCCAAGCTCAAGTTCAAGTAAAAATGTGGGAATGATAGTGGGTGTGAGCATCGGGGTGTTCGTTGCAGTTGTATTGGCTGGAATCTTGTTCATGATGTGCAGAAAAAGAAAACTGGTATTTGTGGGTCATTCAAAGACATGGGTTGCTTTGTCTCTGAATGGAGATACTTCCCACACTATGGGAAGCAAATACTCTTACGGAACAACTGCTAGTGCTGGTTCTAACTTTGGGTATCGCTTTGGTTTTGCAGCAGTTCAAGAGGCCACAAACAACTTTGATGAGAGTTGGGTTATTGGCATTGGTGGCTTTGGGAAAGTTTACAAAGGAGTTTTAGGTGATGGTACAAAAGCAGCTGTTAAGAGGGGGAATCCTCGCTCTCAACAAGGTCTTGCTGAGTTCCGTACTGAAATTGAAATGCTGTCTCAATTTCGTCATCGTCATCTGGTGTCATTGATTGGTTACTGTGATGAGAAGAATGAGATGATTTTAATTTATGAGTATATGGAAAAAGGGACCCTCAAAAGTCATCTCTACGGCTCAGGTCTTCCTGCCTTGAGTTGGAAAGAGAGGCTTGAGATCTGTATTGGGTCAGCCAGAGGACTTCACTATCTCCACACTGGCTATGCAAAAGCAGTGATTCATCGTGATGTAAAGTCTGCAAACATCTTGCTTGATGAGAACCTCATGGCCAAAGTTGCTGATTTTGGGCTTTCCAAAACAGGACCTGAGATTGATCAGACACATGTGAGTACAGCAGTGAAAGGGAGTTTTGGGTACCTTGATCCTGAATATTTCAGAAGGCAACAGCTGACAGAGAAATCTGATGTGTACTCATTTGGGGTGGTTTTGTTCGAAGTTCTTTGTGCAAGGCCTGTTATAGATCCATCCCTTCCAAGGGAAATGGTGAACTTAGCTGAGTGGGCAATGAAATGGCAAATGAAAGGGCAGTTGGAGCAAATAATAGATACTAATCTTGCTGGAAAAATTAGACCAGATTCTCTTAGAAAGTTTGGAGAAACAGCTGAGAAATGCTTGGCTGAGTTTGGTGTGGACAGGCCGTCAATGGGAGATGTCTTGTGGAACCTGGAGTATGCACTTCAACTTCAAGAGGCAGTTATTCAAGGGGATCCTGAAGAAAACAGTACCAATCTGATTGgcgagctctctcctcaagtaaACAATTTCAGTCATATCGACACTAGTGTTTCTGGTGGACAGTTTGAAGAGTCTGGTGTGGCTGATCTTTCTGGTGCTTCAATGAGTAGGGTTTTCTCTCAGCTAGTTAAGTCTGAGGGTAGGTGA
- the LOC131148649 gene encoding receptor-like protein kinase HERK 1 isoform X2 codes for MNTANFSVSAQDHALLSYFSVKNISVVKEFSANITSSTLVITFVPSNNSFAFLNGLEVVSVPDELITEDANSADSAKKFEGLSTQVYETVARVNMGGPTVSPQNDTLWRTWVPDWKFLVQVNLASNVSNLGAVTYINGGPTPNIAPVSVYGTATQMNSSDNPNSKFNVTWKFDVEQGFHYLVRFHFCDIVSLGLNVLYFNVYLNSWIIAQDLDLSSLTNNNLGAPYYLDIVTPLADRNTLNVSIGPSSLAVDYPNAILNGLEIMKMNNSMGSLSGASVMVPSSSSSKNVGMIVGVSIGVFVAVVLAGILFMMCRKRKLVFVGHSKTWVALSLNGDTSHTMGSKYSYGTTASAGSNFGYRFGFAAVQEATNNFDESWVIGIGGFGKVYKGVLGDGTKAAVKRGNPRSQQGLAEFRTEIEMLSQFRHRHLVSLIGYCDEKNEMILIYEYMEKGTLKSHLYGSGLPALSWKERLEICIGSARGLHYLHTGYAKAVIHRDVKSANILLDENLMAKVADFGLSKTGPEIDQTHVSTAVKGSFGYLDPEYFRRQQLTEKSDVYSFGVVLFEVLCARPVIDPSLPREMVNLAEWAMKWQMKGQLEQIIDTNLAGKIRPDSLRKFGETAEKCLAEFGVDRPSMGDVLWNLEYALQLQEAVIQGDPEENSTNLIGELSPQVNNFSHIDTSVSGGQFEESGVADLSGASMSRVFSQLVKSEGR; via the coding sequence ATGAACACGGCGAATTTCTCCGTTTCCGCACAGGATCATGCGCTCCTTAGCTATTTCAGTGTGAAGAACATTTCTGTTGTTAAAGAATTCTCTGCAAATATTACCTCGAGTACTCTTGTTATAACCTTCGTCCCATCCAACAATTCATTTGCCTTCTTGAACGGCTTGGAAGTTGTTTCAGTCCCGGACGAACTCATTACCGAGGACGCCAATAGCGCTGATTCGGCAAAGAAATTTGAAGGCCTGTCTACGCAGGTTTATGAGACTGTTGCAAGGGTAAATATGGGTGGACCAACGGTCTCCCCTCAGAATGACACCCTCTGGCGAACCTGGGTTCCAGATTGGAAGTTCTTAGTTCAAGTGAATTTGGCCAGTAATGTATCGAATCTTGGAGCTGTTACTTATATAAACGGTGGTCCAACGCCAAATATTGCTCCAGTCTCCGTCTATGGTACTGCCACACAGATGAACTCTTCAGATAATCCCAACTCCAAGTTCAATGTGACATGGAAGTTTGATGTGGAACAAGGATTTCACTACCTTGTCCGGTTTCACTTTTGTGATATTGTGAGTCTAGGTCTTAACGTGCTTTATTTCAATGTTTATCTCAACTCCTGGATCATTGCTCAAGATCTTGACCTGAGTTCTTTGACAAACAACAATTTAGGTGCTCCATATTATTTGGATATTGTTACTCCATTAGCTGATAGGAATACGCTTAATGTGAGCATTGGCCCATCCAGCTTAGCTGTTGATTACCCCAATGCCATTTTAAACGGGCTTGAGATTATGAAAATGAACAATTCTATGGGCAGTCTCAGTGGGGCTTCGGTGATGGTTCCAAGCTCAAGTTCAAGTAAAAATGTGGGAATGATAGTGGGTGTGAGCATCGGGGTGTTCGTTGCAGTTGTATTGGCTGGAATCTTGTTCATGATGTGCAGAAAAAGAAAACTGGTATTTGTGGGTCATTCAAAGACATGGGTTGCTTTGTCTCTGAATGGAGATACTTCCCACACTATGGGAAGCAAATACTCTTACGGAACAACTGCTAGTGCTGGTTCTAACTTTGGGTATCGCTTTGGTTTTGCAGCAGTTCAAGAGGCCACAAACAACTTTGATGAGAGTTGGGTTATTGGCATTGGTGGCTTTGGGAAAGTTTACAAAGGAGTTTTAGGTGATGGTACAAAAGCAGCTGTTAAGAGGGGGAATCCTCGCTCTCAACAAGGTCTTGCTGAGTTCCGTACTGAAATTGAAATGCTGTCTCAATTTCGTCATCGTCATCTGGTGTCATTGATTGGTTACTGTGATGAGAAGAATGAGATGATTTTAATTTATGAGTATATGGAAAAAGGGACCCTCAAAAGTCATCTCTACGGCTCAGGTCTTCCTGCCTTGAGTTGGAAAGAGAGGCTTGAGATCTGTATTGGGTCAGCCAGAGGACTTCACTATCTCCACACTGGCTATGCAAAAGCAGTGATTCATCGTGATGTAAAGTCTGCAAACATCTTGCTTGATGAGAACCTCATGGCCAAAGTTGCTGATTTTGGGCTTTCCAAAACAGGACCTGAGATTGATCAGACACATGTGAGTACAGCAGTGAAAGGGAGTTTTGGGTACCTTGATCCTGAATATTTCAGAAGGCAACAGCTGACAGAGAAATCTGATGTGTACTCATTTGGGGTGGTTTTGTTCGAAGTTCTTTGTGCAAGGCCTGTTATAGATCCATCCCTTCCAAGGGAAATGGTGAACTTAGCTGAGTGGGCAATGAAATGGCAAATGAAAGGGCAGTTGGAGCAAATAATAGATACTAATCTTGCTGGAAAAATTAGACCAGATTCTCTTAGAAAGTTTGGAGAAACAGCTGAGAAATGCTTGGCTGAGTTTGGTGTGGACAGGCCGTCAATGGGAGATGTCTTGTGGAACCTGGAGTATGCACTTCAACTTCAAGAGGCAGTTATTCAAGGGGATCCTGAAGAAAACAGTACCAATCTGATTGgcgagctctctcctcaagtaaACAATTTCAGTCATATCGACACTAGTGTTTCTGGTGGACAGTTTGAAGAGTCTGGTGTGGCTGATCTTTCTGGTGCTTCAATGAGTAGGGTTTTCTCTCAGCTAGTTAAGTCTGAGGGTAGGTGA
- the LOC131148649 gene encoding receptor-like protein kinase HERK 1 isoform X3 — MGGPTVSPQNDTLWRTWVPDWKFLVQVNLASNVSNLGAVTYINGGPTPNIAPVSVYGTATQMNSSDNPNSKFNVTWKFDVEQGFHYLVRFHFCDIVSLGLNVLYFNVYLNSWIIAQDLDLSSLTNNNLGAPYYLDIVTPLADRNTLNVSIGPSSLAVDYPNAILNGLEIMKMNNSMGSLSGASVMVPSSSSSKNVGMIVGVSIGVFVAVVLAGILFMMCRKRKLVFVGHSKTWVALSLNGDTSHTMGSKYSYGTTASAGSNFGYRFGFAAVQEATNNFDESWVIGIGGFGKVYKGVLGDGTKAAVKRGNPRSQQGLAEFRTEIEMLSQFRHRHLVSLIGYCDEKNEMILIYEYMEKGTLKSHLYGSGLPALSWKERLEICIGSARGLHYLHTGYAKAVIHRDVKSANILLDENLMAKVADFGLSKTGPEIDQTHVSTAVKGSFGYLDPEYFRRQQLTEKSDVYSFGVVLFEVLCARPVIDPSLPREMVNLAEWAMKWQMKGQLEQIIDTNLAGKIRPDSLRKFGETAEKCLAEFGVDRPSMGDVLWNLEYALQLQEAVIQGDPEENSTNLIGELSPQVNNFSHIDTSVSGGQFEESGVADLSGASMSRVFSQLVKSEGR, encoded by the coding sequence ATGGGTGGACCAACGGTCTCCCCTCAGAATGACACCCTCTGGCGAACCTGGGTTCCAGATTGGAAGTTCTTAGTTCAAGTGAATTTGGCCAGTAATGTATCGAATCTTGGAGCTGTTACTTATATAAACGGTGGTCCAACGCCAAATATTGCTCCAGTCTCCGTCTATGGTACTGCCACACAGATGAACTCTTCAGATAATCCCAACTCCAAGTTCAATGTGACATGGAAGTTTGATGTGGAACAAGGATTTCACTACCTTGTCCGGTTTCACTTTTGTGATATTGTGAGTCTAGGTCTTAACGTGCTTTATTTCAATGTTTATCTCAACTCCTGGATCATTGCTCAAGATCTTGACCTGAGTTCTTTGACAAACAACAATTTAGGTGCTCCATATTATTTGGATATTGTTACTCCATTAGCTGATAGGAATACGCTTAATGTGAGCATTGGCCCATCCAGCTTAGCTGTTGATTACCCCAATGCCATTTTAAACGGGCTTGAGATTATGAAAATGAACAATTCTATGGGCAGTCTCAGTGGGGCTTCGGTGATGGTTCCAAGCTCAAGTTCAAGTAAAAATGTGGGAATGATAGTGGGTGTGAGCATCGGGGTGTTCGTTGCAGTTGTATTGGCTGGAATCTTGTTCATGATGTGCAGAAAAAGAAAACTGGTATTTGTGGGTCATTCAAAGACATGGGTTGCTTTGTCTCTGAATGGAGATACTTCCCACACTATGGGAAGCAAATACTCTTACGGAACAACTGCTAGTGCTGGTTCTAACTTTGGGTATCGCTTTGGTTTTGCAGCAGTTCAAGAGGCCACAAACAACTTTGATGAGAGTTGGGTTATTGGCATTGGTGGCTTTGGGAAAGTTTACAAAGGAGTTTTAGGTGATGGTACAAAAGCAGCTGTTAAGAGGGGGAATCCTCGCTCTCAACAAGGTCTTGCTGAGTTCCGTACTGAAATTGAAATGCTGTCTCAATTTCGTCATCGTCATCTGGTGTCATTGATTGGTTACTGTGATGAGAAGAATGAGATGATTTTAATTTATGAGTATATGGAAAAAGGGACCCTCAAAAGTCATCTCTACGGCTCAGGTCTTCCTGCCTTGAGTTGGAAAGAGAGGCTTGAGATCTGTATTGGGTCAGCCAGAGGACTTCACTATCTCCACACTGGCTATGCAAAAGCAGTGATTCATCGTGATGTAAAGTCTGCAAACATCTTGCTTGATGAGAACCTCATGGCCAAAGTTGCTGATTTTGGGCTTTCCAAAACAGGACCTGAGATTGATCAGACACATGTGAGTACAGCAGTGAAAGGGAGTTTTGGGTACCTTGATCCTGAATATTTCAGAAGGCAACAGCTGACAGAGAAATCTGATGTGTACTCATTTGGGGTGGTTTTGTTCGAAGTTCTTTGTGCAAGGCCTGTTATAGATCCATCCCTTCCAAGGGAAATGGTGAACTTAGCTGAGTGGGCAATGAAATGGCAAATGAAAGGGCAGTTGGAGCAAATAATAGATACTAATCTTGCTGGAAAAATTAGACCAGATTCTCTTAGAAAGTTTGGAGAAACAGCTGAGAAATGCTTGGCTGAGTTTGGTGTGGACAGGCCGTCAATGGGAGATGTCTTGTGGAACCTGGAGTATGCACTTCAACTTCAAGAGGCAGTTATTCAAGGGGATCCTGAAGAAAACAGTACCAATCTGATTGgcgagctctctcctcaagtaaACAATTTCAGTCATATCGACACTAGTGTTTCTGGTGGACAGTTTGAAGAGTCTGGTGTGGCTGATCTTTCTGGTGCTTCAATGAGTAGGGTTTTCTCTCAGCTAGTTAAGTCTGAGGGTAGGTGA